In Mus caroli chromosome 9, CAROLI_EIJ_v1.1, whole genome shotgun sequence, a single window of DNA contains:
- the Mmp12 gene encoding macrophage metalloelastase: protein MSCTLLKGVCTMKFLMMIVFLQVSACGAAPMNDSEFAEWYLSRFYDYGEDRIPMTKTKTNRNFLEEKLQEMQQFFGLEATGQLDTSTLAIMHIPRCGVPDVQHLRAVPQRSRWMKRYLTYRIYNYTPDMKREDVDYIFQKAFQVWSDVTPLRFRKLHKDEADIMILFAFGAHGDFNYFDGKGGTLAHAFYPGPGIQGDAHFDEAETWTKSFQGTNLFLVAVHELGHSLGLQHSNNPKSIMYPTYRYLNPNTFRLSADDIRNIQSLYGAPVRTPSLTKPSSPPSTFCHQSLSFDAVTTVGEKIFFFKDWFFWWKLPGSPATNITSISSIWPSIPSGIQAAYEIESRNQLFLFKDEKYWLINNLVPEPHYPRSIYSLGFPSSVKKVDAAVFDPLRQKVYFFVDKQYWRYDVRQELMDPAYPKLISTHFPGIKPKIDAVLYFKRHYYIFQGAYQLEYDPLFHRVTKTLKSTSWFGC, encoded by the exons ATGAGCTGCACTCTGCTGAAAGGAGTCTGCACAATGAAATTTCTCATGATGATTGTATTCTTACAGGTATCTGCCTGTGGGGCTGCTCCCATGAATGACAGTGAATTTGCTGAA TGGTACTTGTCAAGATTTTATGATTATGGAGAGGACAGAATtccaatgacaaaaacaaaaaccaatagaaacttcctagaagaaaaactccaggAAATGCAGCAGTTCTTTGGCCTGGAAGCAACTGGGCAACTGGACACGTCAACTCTGGCAATAATGCACATCCCTCGATGTGGAGTGCCCGATGTACAGCATCTTAGAGCAGTGCCCCAGAGGTCAAGATGGATGAAGCGGTACCTCACTTACAG GATCTATAATTACACTCCGGACATGAAGCGTGAGGATGTAGACTACATATTTCAGAAAGCTTTTCAAGTCTGGAGTGATGTGACTCCTCTAAGATTCAGAAAACTTCATAAAGATGAGGCTGACATTATGATACTTTTTGCATTTGGAG CTCACGGAGACTTCAACTATTTTGATGGCAAAGGTGGTACACTAGCCCATGCTTTTTATCCTGGACCTGGTATTCAAGGAGATGCACATTTTGATGAGGCAGAAACATGGACTAAAAGTTTTCaag GCACAAACCTCTTCCTTGTTGCTGTTCATGAGCTTGGCCATTCCTTGGGGCTGCAGCATTCCAATAATCCAAAGTCAATAATGTACCCCACCTACAGATACCTTAACCCCAACACATTTCGCCTCTCTGCTGATGACATACGTAACATTCAGTCCCTCTATG gAGCCCCAGTGAGAACCCCATCCTTGACAAAACCTAGCAGTCCACCATCAACTTTCTGTCACCAAAGCTTGAGTTTTGATGCTGTCACAACAGTGGGAgagaaaatctttttctttaaagactg GTTCTTCTGGTGGAAGCTTCCTGGGAGTCCAGCCACCAACATTACTTCTATTTCTTCCATATGGCCAAGCATCCCATCTGGTATTCAAGCTGCTTACGAAATTGAAAGCAGAAAtcaacttttcctttttaaag ATGAGAAGTACTGGTTAATAAACAACTTAGTACCAGAGCCACACTATCCCAGAAGCATATATTCCCTGGGCTTCCCTTCATCTGTGAAGAAGgttgatgcagctgtctttgaccCACTTCGCCAAAAGGTTTATTTCTTTGTGGATAAACAATATTGGAG GTATGATGTGAGGCAGGAGCTCATGGACCCTGCTTACCCCAAGCTGATTTCCACACACTTCCCAGGAATCAAGCCTAAAATTGATGCAGTCCTCTATTTCAAAA gaCACTACTACATCTTCCAAGGAGCCTATCAATTGGAATATGACCCCCTGTTCCATCGTGTCACCAAAACATTGAAAAGTACAAGCTGGTTTGGTTGTTAG
- the LOC110301412 gene encoding interstitial collagenase B-like — protein sequence MSSRNLHALPLFQGDSRHLLTGPLQFYIRVISFLPEPLINVIDLIWPNLPGKFDAAYEVSVVDELRFFKGSKVWAVQEQNVLEGFPMDIQSFFGFPSNVTNIDAAVCEEETGKTYFFVDHMYWRYDENTQSMDPGYPRLIAEDFPGIDNKVDDVIQKEDNFYFFHQSIQYRFNLQTRRIDDSGDFNTWFNCKNIGNSLPS from the exons ATGTCAAGCAGAAATCTTCATGCCTTACCCCTCTTTCAGGGTGACAGTAGACATTTGCTGACAGGACCACTGCA GTTCTACATTCGCGTAATTAGCTTCCTGCCAGAACCTTTGATCAATGTGATAGATCTTATCTGGCCAAATCTGCCAGGTAAATTTGATGCAGCTTATGAAGTTAGTGTGGTAGATGAACTCCGCTTTTTCAAAG GCAGCAAAGTATGGGCTGTACAGGAACAGAATGTACTGGAAGGATTTCCCATGGACATCCAGAGTTTCTTTGGCTTCCCTAGCAATGTGACAAACATTGATGCTGCTGTTTGTGAGGAAGAGACTGGAAAAACATACTTCTTTGTTGACCACATGTACTGGAG gtatgATGAAAATACACAGTCCATGGATCCAGGTTACCCCAGATTAATAGCAGAAGACTTTCCTGGAATCGACAATAAAGTTGATGATGTTATCCAGAAAGAGG ataatttctatttctttcaccAATCAATTCAATATAGATTTAACCTCCAAACAAGAAGAATTGATGATTCCGGTGATTTTAATACTTGGTTCAACTGCAAAAATATTGGCAACTCATTACCGAGTTAA